The window ACATCGGGCCGCTCGTCACGCCGCTGTTCGTCGGTGCGCCCGGTTACCCGGCTGCAGGGCAGGAAGGCGCGGGTGCCGTCACCCGGCTGGAGTTCAGCACCGGCACCGAGGACCCGACGGTCGACGACGGCCTGCTGCTGCAGCAGGGCGCGAACGGCATGCCGGGCACGTCCGAGGCAGGTGACGGGCTCGGCACCTCGCTGGCCGTCACCGACGGCGGTGTGCTGATGGGCGTTCCGTACGAGGACGTCGCGGGCGAGAGCGAGGCGGACGCCGGCGGCTTCATCCGGTGGCGGGCGAACGACAGCGGTGACGCGAAGTTCATCACCCAGAACACGGCGAACGTGCCCGGCTCCGCCGAGGCGGGCGACCGGTTCGGTGCGGCGATCTACTCGGCCAGGGAGACCACTCCGTCCGGCGGCGGGCACTACGTGGTGGTCGGTGCGCCCGGCGAGGCCATCGGCAGCGTGAACAACGCCGGCATGGCACTGCGGTTCGTCTACGACGGCGACCTGGAACTGGCCAAGACCAAGGCGTTCCACCAGAACAGCACCGGGGTGGTCGGCCGTCCGGAGGCGGGCGACAGGTTCGGCTCGTCGTTCGGCTCCTTCGGTCTGGCGCACCTGCTCACCGGCGTTCCCGGCGAGGACATCGGCAGTATCCGCAACGCCGGTGCTGTGCAGTCGCTCGGCGGCGGCCAGGGCTGGAACCAGGACACCCAGGGCGTGCCGGGCACGGCAGAGGCCCGTGACCGGTTCGGCGCGACCATGGGGAACGCGCTGTACGGGATGGGCAGTGCAGGCGAGGACGGCTGGTTGGGCGATGTGCTCGTCGGCACCACTGGTGAGAACGACGGCGCGGGCGTCGTCATCGACGGCCTGCCTGGCGGGCCCGCCCCGTCCAAGCCGTTGAAGTCGCAGTCCCCGGCGGCCGGCAACAACTTCGGCGCGGCCATCGGCAAGACGAACTAGACCCCGAGGTCCGGCTCAGTAGACATGTTCGGGGGTGCCGCCGGCTGGCGGCACCCCCGAACATGTGTGTCCCCCATGCACTACAGCATGCAGGGTAGTGCCTAGTGCATTCGTTGTCACAGCAGGCCTCCTGGAAAATACGCGTCTTGACGAGCAAACCGATCGAGAGAATCTTGCGACGATGACAACCTGGTCGACGAGCCCGGCGTCGTCAGAGGAGCCCGCACTCGGCAAGGCGGTGCCCGGCAGCAGGACGTCGCCGCATTGCGGTGGCGCCCAGCCGCCCTGCCGAGCGGCGCGGCTGTCGTCCGAGGGGGTGCTCCGCACTGGGGAGCACCCCCTCGGCATATTCGTCAGCAAGTTGGGCAGGAGTACTTGTCACCTAGTTACCGTCGGGTAACATAGATCTTGTTACCGATGAGTACGCCAACTGCCAGCGACTACTGGACGGACCCATGGGGCACTACAGGAGCAACCTGCGCGATCTCGAGTTCAACCTGTTCGAGGTCTTCGCGCGCCACCAGATCCTCGGCGCCGAACCGTTCGCCGACCTCGACGAAGACACGGCACGCGACATCCTCGGCGAAGTCGAGCGGCTGGCCACAGGCGAGCTGGCGGAGTCCCTGCTCGAGTCCGACCGCAACCCACCGGTGTGGGACAAGGACGCCGGCACGGTCACCCTGCCCGAGGCGTTCAAGCGCTCGTACCACGCCTGGATGGACGCGGAGTGGTGGCGGATGGACATCCCCGAGCGCATCGGCGGCACCATGGCTCCGCGCAGCCTCAAGTGGGCGGCGGCGGAGCTGCTGCTCGGCGCCAACCCAGCCGTCGCGATGTACGCGACCGGGCCGAACTTCGCCCACGTACTCGAGCGGATGGGCACGCCGGAACAGCTGAAGCTCGCCCAGCTGATGATCGACAGGCGGTGGGCGGCCACCATGGTGCTCACCGAGCCAGACGCCGGCTCCGACGTAGGCGCCGGTCGCACCAAGGCCGTGCAGCAGGAGGACGGCAGCTGGCACATCGAGGGCGTCAAGCGCTTCATCACCAGCGGTGAGCACGACCTCTCCGAGAACATCATCCACTTCGTGCTCGCCCGCCCGGAGGGCGCCGGCCCTGGCACCAAGGACCTGTCGCTGTTCATCGTGCCGAAGTACCACCACGACGACGAGGGCAACCTCGGCGAGCGCAACGGCGTGTACGTCGCGAACGTCGAGCACAAGATGGGGCTCAAGGTCTCCACCACGTGCGAGCTGCGTTTCGGCGAGAAGCACCCGGCCGTCGGCTACCTGCTCGGCGACGTACACGACGGCATCAGGCAGATGTTCATGGTCATCGAGTTCGCCCGGATGCTCGTCGGCACCAAGGCCATCGCCACCCTGTCCACCGCGTACCTGAACGCGCTCGACTACGCGAAGGAGCGCGTGCAGGGCGCCGACCTCACCCGGGCGACGGACAAGGCCGCGCCGCGGGTGACCACCACGCACCACCCGGACGTACGCCGCATGCTGATGCTGCAGAAGGCGTACGCGGAGGGGCTGCGCGCGCTCGTCATCTACACCTCGACGTTCCAGGACCAGGTCTTCATCGCGGAGGCCGATGGTCGCACCGACGACGAGGCCGAGAAGATGAACGATCTGCTGCTGCCGTTGGTCAAGGGCTTCGGCTCGGAGAAGTCGTACGAGCTGCTCTCGGTGGCACTGCAGACCTACGGCGGGTCCGGCTACCTGCAGGACTACCCGATCGAGCAGTACATCAGGGACGCGAAGATCGACACCCTCTACGAGGGCACCACCGGCATCCAGGGCCAGGACCTGTTCTTCCGAAAGATCGTGAAGGACCAGGCGCAGGCACTGATGCGGCTGGGCAACGAGATCAAGGAGTTCGTGGAGAGCGACGCAGGGAACGGGCAGCTCAAGGAGGAGCGCGCGGCGCTCGGCCGCGGCCTCGAGGACGTCCAGGCGATGGTGGGCCAGATGTTCGGGTGGGCGATGGCCTCCCAGGGGGAGGGCAAGGCTACCGAGCTCTACAAGGTCGGCCTGAACACGACCCGCCTGCTCACCGTGATGGGCGACCTGGTCGTCGGCTGGCTGCTGCTGCGCCAGGCCGAGGTGGCGCTCGACGCGCTCACCGGCGGCGGCAGCGAGCGCGACCAGCGCTTCTACCAGGGCAAGCTCGCCACCGCGAGGTTCTTCGCCACCAACCGGCTGCCGACCATCCGGGCCGAGCGCAAGGCGCTGGAGAGCACCACGCTCGAACTGATGGACCTGGACGAGGCGTCCTTCTGACCAGCTGCCGCCGGCGCACCCGGGGGGCGCGCCGGCGGTAACTCTTGCTAGGTACGCGGCGTCCAGGTGATCTTGCCGTTCTTCACGGCCACCGGGCCCTCGATGCTGAACCGCTGGGTCTGGCTCGGGTGCACCTCCTTGCGGGTGAACCCGTCGTTGGCCGTGTACTTCAGGTCCACGACGCCCTGGTCCTCCCGCTCGCCGCCCGGGGAGACGTAGACGCCGCCGCTTTCCGCCTCGGTCAGCTCGACGTCGAACTTCGGGTACTCCTGCACGGTCCAGCTGATCAGCCGCTGGTCCTCGTCCGCGCCTTCCACGCTCCCGTACGAGGTGAACGGGCATTCCCGCCCGTCGATCTGTGGGTCGAGCACCTTCTGCGCGGCGCACTTGTCCACGTACGCCTTCACCTGGCGGCGCACCCCCGTCACCCCGGACTTCTTCAGCTCCGTCGGGATGGTCAGCTCCTGGCCGTCCTCGTTGGTCAGCACGCCCACCCGCCGCGGCTCCGCAGTGACCAGCGGGCCCTTGGGCACGCCGACCCGGTACGTGCCGGGGAACGCGCCGACCACGACCATCTGCTCGGCCTGCACCGCCTGCTGGGTCTCCTTCGTGGTGAACGCGACCCCGTTGATCTCGTACTCCGGCGCGGTGATCGTGAGGTAGAGGGTGCCGGTCACGCCCTGCTCCTCCCACCGGCTG of the Streptosporangiales bacterium genome contains:
- a CDS encoding acyl-CoA dehydrogenase, coding for MGHYRSNLRDLEFNLFEVFARHQILGAEPFADLDEDTARDILGEVERLATGELAESLLESDRNPPVWDKDAGTVTLPEAFKRSYHAWMDAEWWRMDIPERIGGTMAPRSLKWAAAELLLGANPAVAMYATGPNFAHVLERMGTPEQLKLAQLMIDRRWAATMVLTEPDAGSDVGAGRTKAVQQEDGSWHIEGVKRFITSGEHDLSENIIHFVLARPEGAGPGTKDLSLFIVPKYHHDDEGNLGERNGVYVANVEHKMGLKVSTTCELRFGEKHPAVGYLLGDVHDGIRQMFMVIEFARMLVGTKAIATLSTAYLNALDYAKERVQGADLTRATDKAAPRVTTTHHPDVRRMLMLQKAYAEGLRALVIYTSTFQDQVFIAEADGRTDDEAEKMNDLLLPLVKGFGSEKSYELLSVALQTYGGSGYLQDYPIEQYIRDAKIDTLYEGTTGIQGQDLFFRKIVKDQAQALMRLGNEIKEFVESDAGNGQLKEERAALGRGLEDVQAMVGQMFGWAMASQGEGKATELYKVGLNTTRLLTVMGDLVVGWLLLRQAEVALDALTGGGSERDQRFYQGKLATARFFATNRLPTIRAERKALESTTLELMDLDEASF